The genomic interval ATTAATCAATTCAACTTTGATTACTGAATGATACACATAGCTTTAGTAAAATTTATCTCGCAATATGCACGTCTATATGTGCAATGCAAATTGTAGTCATTTCGGGTACTTTCATTAGTTCCTGTTATATCTAACGTGTTATATAAGTTAGTTACAACAGAACGAAACCAAACGCTTTACGGGTACATGGGAATACTTTACACACCTGTCAATCACATGTTCTTTTCAAGGCCACATGTAGATACTTAAACGCAGGGTAAGTTATTTCCTAGAGTGTAATTCTGTCATAGTGGTAAACTTTTGttccttgtctgaaatgtgttTCATAATTTGCTCTTTTTGGAGCACTTGAACAGCCTGTCGGGGGAAAAAGAATATGCGatcagaaaaaaacatataCGGTATTGTTTAGTTGGGGcaattgtacaaaaatgtaatacGACAGGGGGATGCTCCTTCATCAGTCACGATGCAATTTTATAATAAAACCGGCAATGTTTGATACTGGGACGTCGGAACTTAGAGTAATTGTCACCCCCGTTATCAACATAATGTTCATTGACAAGTTCTGCTGAGGACAGGTAAGGCAAGTACACTGTGAATAATTTTTCGCAATGTATACGATCTATCAACTCTTAATCATCTGATTTCCGGGTCAAGACCGGAATTCATAATGAAATCCGTCAATAATTTGTGAACTTGTATTTGACACTCTTCCAGACCGTGATAGtgcaaatgtaacaattgtgtAAAATTTGAACCCCGGGCTTTGAACCTTGCTACGATCTTGTGTTCTCTATAGCTTGGTTGACATGAGGACCCTAAAACGATGATAAACTGTCATTCTCAAGCAAGAGGGTCTCGAACTATCAGCTAGCTAAACTAGTCTGCACTGTTTATTGGACCCTGGTACGATTGTTGTCTCCGGAGTAAGACAGTATCGAGTTGATGTATTTGTGTGTCTGCACTCTTGAACGTTAACTATGATGACATTCATAAGTACTATGAACTCCGAGGTACTATGTATTTCCTTTTGCTATATCACTTTGctgtcaaacattgtatataaatatggtAGGGGACAGGCTTGAATAGCTGTAAGCTAAATCCCGATTCCTCTATTTACCCAcgaaatagtatttttgtatgtgtatctgtaatgttcatttgtgcttttgggtaaataaacactatatatacatttgaacCAACCAGTAATATATTACTTGACGGCATTCATGCATTGTACAGTGTCCCACCGTACCATTTGTGAAACAATCGTGACCCCATTATCATGTGACTCATCATGTATTCCTAAATATCTTATGATATCGCATGATCACAAGTTTGGTATGAAGTTTCGCAAAATAACTTTGCctcgggagggggggggggcaattgcAACCTACACTACAAGTGGAGCAGATCTACAAACCCTTGATTGTGATATTCCAGGTTTCCCCCTAAAATGCAATGTTTTTTCAGAAACCCTAAATATTTAAGAATGCTGCAAACACACCTGCTCAACAATTATCACGAAATAATTGTAGTTTTATATCACTGTATATTCTGTGCTGTACCATCTATCAACATCATTAACGTTAacaatttcattgtttgtaAATCCTAGCCAGAGATTATCTGAAgatttgtcaaatttatttaATTCGAGATCAAACTTCAAGAAAGTGAACGAAACATGTCTAAGAACGTCAAAGGTGAGGCAAACAATATAATTTACGGAAAAAATTTCTTCCTAGTTCGTCCGTTCGGTcgacgttttttttttcattcattattttttgcaatttgGAGGAAAATAGATCCCTGgatgattattattttgttaatcTGATGTATATAGACattgtagactgtaagatacgtcttGCCGCACTCACCGGCCTCCTTTCTTGGCCGacctgtgagggcgccccgtcacggcctACAGGCTAATAGAGATTGATgcacaatacaaaatatatgagAAGAATGAATAGTTTTATTATgtaattttttctttttcatttcataataaaCGGTAGGACACGTGTTTTATTTTGCTGTAGTGACTTGTACCATTTTTGCTTGTTTTCTAATTTATTTAAATAGAATGTCATCATCAGATTTGTTgttctattttatttcatctctATCGCCtcatgtgatatttttttttttttatatataatacaagTTTTCGCACTGATGTATAgtcttttatttatatattgaatattgattacagtattttttatttcaagattTCACATCACAAATTTGGCTccattgccaagaaacaccaaattaaaactCTTTATTCACCTCTGTTTTTTTTCTAACAGTTGAACCATACTAGTACTGTTGCCTCAGGTATGAATatgcattagatgaacaatgaatattcattgttcctGAGTGATTATTACCTTCCAACAAATCAACACGAGTAAGCATCACGTACTGTTTGTCTTGTTTAGGTTTGATCGAGAGGCTTGGAGATGGTGAAGCGGTAATCGCAGCGGAAGGATACTTGTATTACTTCGAGAGATTAGGTTATCTTCAAGCTGGTTCTTATGTTCCCCAGGTAGTTCTTGATCATCCCGAACTGGTCCGAAATGcatacagggattttgtacataGCGGAAGTGACGTTGTTCTTGCTTTCACGGTACGTAACAACAATAGTAACGATACGTACCACAATTTTGACcaatacacacaatacaattTCATAAGCTGAGAACTTTCGACTGCAAACCCAGTGTTAATCTAGTTCACTCTGTGAGAGATGGCGCTGTTCATATAGCCATTCCATTTTTCGAGATGTGCTATGATCACATTATTATGAAATTAAGAATATTAGGTTTGGATTGAACAGAAATGAAGGTCACTCAGTCTGCATTCGTCTATTTACAGTACTATGCAAGCAGAGAGAAAACACGCCTCATCGGAAAAGAAGACCAAACGGAGAAACTGAATCGAGAAGCATTAAGAATGGCCCGTGAAGTTGCCGATGAAACCGGGACACTTATGGCGGGAAATATCTGTAATACTAACATCTATCAACCAGATAATCTCGAACGACATCAAGAAATCAAACTAATGTTTAAGGTGAGAATGTGTGGATATTTTTCCAATTCAAAGTAAGGCCAATACTCTGAGttacttgatttgatttgaaaactAAATAAGACTTATATAGGCTCTGTTATCAAACAGGAAATGACTAACTGGGCCGTAGAAGCTGGTGCAGACTTCATGGTGGCAGAAACCTTTGCGCACTTCGGAGAAGCTATGTTAGCGGTGGAGGCCATAAAACAGTATGGAAAAGGTAAGTTTGcgaatatatgtgtgtatgttcgAATCAGAGATCATgcacaattttgaatgttttactgGCGGCAATTAAAACAGAAAGATGACGAgtaatacattacatacatacacatacatacacacatacatacacacatacatacatacatacatacatacatacatacatacatacatacatacatacatacatacatacatacatacatacacacacacatacatacatacatacatacatacatacacatacacacacacatacatacatacatacatacatacatacatacacatacatacatacatacatacatacatacatacacatacatacacacatacatacatacatacatacatacatacatacatacattcatacatacatacttacatacatacatacatacatacatacatacatacatacatacatacatgtacatacatacatacatacatacatacatacatacatacatacgtacgtacttacgtacgtGCATAcgttcgtgcgtgcgtgcgtgcgtacgtacgtacgtacatacatacattacatacataaatgtacatccatacatacatacatacatacatacatacatacatagtatatacatacatacatacatacatacatacatacatacatacatacatacatacatacatacatacatacatacatacatacatacaagtaggATAAGCGGATGATTGGTGAATAGGGGATTTTCAATTATACAGAACTAAGTGATGTTTCACTCTGTTAATAAAACGCAGATTTACAACAATAGTTATCATAGATTCTTCATGATATATGATTAATGATACACAGACTTTCCCTATACATACAGGCCTTCCAATAGTTCTTACAATGGCACCATTTATAGTTGGCACAAAGAATAACCAGGCAATCACAGCTGACATGGTACCCTTGACTGAAGCCTGTAAGAAACTGAAAGAAGCTGGTGCTGACGTCATAGGTTTAAATTGTGGGCGTGGTCCTAGTACCATGATTCCATTGATGAAGGACATCATAAAGGCGTGTCCGGTGAGTTACCTGATGTCAAAGATTCCCCAATTTTCTTCATGGtttgaactgagaatgggttttgagttttcttgaaatATAACAACAGAACAGTTTCCAGGACTTGTATTTCCAAGACCCACACTACGTTAACAGAAAATTTGTGACCTTGATATTCACAtcatttggatttgaagttactcccattcccccccccccccctcatacCTAAAAGTCATTAACAGCCTCACAAAGAGGTTTTATCTGTATTAAACCTTATTAGGGTCCCTATGCCGCCGTACCCGTCCCATACAGATGTAATGACAAGGAACCAACCTTCTTTATGTTAACTGATCCCATTACAGGTACGTtcacataatacatgtaacttttatGACAGAGATAAATATGCACCGTTCTTTAGACTTGTCTGTCATAGAAAGTAGTCACATGCACGTGTTAGACATCAAATCCCACCATAATGATTAAGGTCCCGTTCACACACCAAGTAAGTATCCTATGCCAGCCTGATGCAGCCTAAGCTTTCATCTTGGGAGGGACGGCTTTTGCATAGACTGACAATTTGAGCCACTCGTGATTAGATTTAGATTAAAGTCCTCGTAGGTTTGCCAAGTCAATATTATCATGGGGGTGGTTGCTTTTACAACCTCCGCTGGgcggggttggggttggggttggggacATAAACCGTCCTTGGGTGGTAAGAGTTAGGagacatgtacattttacacGTATTTTCTTTACAATACATCGGTGGATAGACTTGTCAAAAACACAACGTTCATATGCTAGGTGACCTTTCTAACATTATACTTTTAAGATAGACCGCATATTTTTCCTTTCCCTAGGAAAGAATCTCTTTCCCATCGACACCGATGTCTTGTCGTGTTCCCGTGAAGATATCAAGGAGTTTGGTGAACAGTGTAAGAAACTTGGTATCAACTACGTTGGAGTGTGTTGTGGTAATCGTCCTTTCTATACACGTGCTTTAGCAGAATCTCTTGGTCGTTCACCCCCAGCCAGTCGATTCTCCCCTGATATGTCCAAGCACTACGTGTATGGTACCGATTCTAAAGTGAAGAAAGATGTCGCAGATGAAAGCATGAAGTTATATCATACCTTGGGTGAAATCCAGTAAGGATATCGTGATTCAGTTACCGTCATATAGGATAGGTTGTTGAAGCTATATCATACCTTGGGTGAAATCCAGTAAGGATATCGTGATTCAGTTATCAAAATATCCTGCCTGACCAGATATAGGGTAGTGTCACGGTTTTGTATTGAATATTTCGGTCTTTTGTTTGCTcgttcttgggggggggggggggggggggttatatgGTATTTTCCCATTCCttataatctaatctaatctaatctaatctaatcgaATCTAATCGAATCGAATCGAATcgaatctaatctaatctaatctaatctaatctaatctaatctaatctaatctaaacaAAAATCACTTATCTTATCACCAATTATACGAACTGGGTTAAATGGCATGTTTGGGTATATCTCAAAAGACGCAAGTGATTCGAGAATCCGCTAACCAAGAGTAAAAACGTTGACGCTACACGTGTATGGTCTTTCAGTTGTTTCTAACCGTATGCATGCCATGTGTAAATCTAAAAAAAGTGGCGCGCCTGTATAGCGCCTCCAACGATGAACATTCATAATTCTATTTGTAGTTGACCTATATTTCTCCCTATTTACATTAAATCTCTTCAAATATGACACAGCAGATTGCTACATGCTACATTATCAGCAATATTCAATTTAAGCAGAAAATGATTTCTTatagaagttttttttttttttttttaaatgataataCAGAGATAGATGTTCAACAAGTTCATTCTGTGTCGGAAACCAATTGCAACTGATCATCACTTACTATGTATACTTTACACTTTTGTTGTCTAACTCGTTTCTTTACTAATAAAAGGGAATTCAGAGCGATGGGTGGCAGAGAGGACAGAAAAGGTGGTGGGGGAGTAATATAACAAGAAAGCTAAGGGGGGACATTGACATAGGTGGAGGATGGCAAcgtgacaaaaataaaacagcGTGGTAAAGTGACGGTATAAATGTACACgtatattgtaaatttaataacaaCACTAGTGTTAAACCATCTGGCGTTGCATCAAATAGAGTTGTGTTAATTTTTATTATTGCATTTAcccctgtacatgtatttacactgGATCGTACCATATTCCATCAATTGTCTACTCACATTCATAAAATTCACGATATGTCAATTTACTTTTTCCCTTTGtgatatttataatatgtttaATAAAACGCAATATGACAATTGAAATCATATCCCATTGAATCATTCGCCGTTTAGATAGGAATATTACGGGCATTTCAAATGTTGGCTTGATATATTGACGACCTTTCTGTGGATTTAACAATGACTTGtatggtacatgtgttacaaaGACAAATATGCGTTGTAATTTAATACATAGAGCAAATAATTCTAATCTTAGTCTGTGTAGGAAATTTAACATAGATGCCAATGTCGAAGCGCTGAGAGGTtagtaatttatatatatatatatctgtgtaataTTGTATTGAAGACTAAAACAGTCTAATGGGGGTACACATAAATGTGTTACATAACCATGAGGATGTGTTTGTCGCTGAAATGAATTCAAATCCGATCGTTATACAATGAGATATAATCTTGCAAGCAATTTTACTTCCGAAGTACCAAGTCATTAACGAGCAATGCAATGTTGGGTGTTATTGATTGCACTTTTTCTCTTTGTCACATGTCACATGACGGCGTTGTCTTAGCAACGTTTCTAAGATATTGAAGACAAATAGCTGGAGTGTCTATACATCTCATTATGTAATTCATAGCTCATAAGCTGCTCGGGGAAAGCTGTTAAACCGCCGTCACCCGAAGTGTGGTCCGGATTTACTCTATTACAACTTCGAAAAATATAGACCAAATCAAAGGTAAGTTATGTTACAAAGGTCTTGGAACTGCTAACTTGCTACAAGGTTAGCAAAAATACTCATCGTCATAGTTACGCCCCTGAATTGATAGATATTAGTATTGGTAATTTGGAGAATTACATAAATATAGTCTGTTGTATTGATGTCATTGAATGCAATAATTCAGGTCAGtctgaattaaaaaaaaatattaataaatattagaTTACACAAATTGTCAGATAACGCTCAGGCATATTCGCTTTCAAAATTAAACTCACTTGTACTTGTCGTAGCTCAgttgtacacatatatacaatttgCCAGGATAAAATCAGAATCGGTCTGCGATAATCATGTCTGTCTGAGATTAGAGTCGTGAAATTCTTATCATGTCATCAATCATACACGGGAGACAAAAAAATCATATCTCTGTTATCAATTTCGTGTTCATTCAGTGTTTTATTGGCAAGTTGATAAACCTAATGTCGTTTCGCAGattttgttcatgtacatttcgtcgatgtatattttcattcaatgacGTGTATTTCGTCgatgtacattttcatacatatgACGTGTATTTCGTCgatgtacattttcattcaatgacGTGTATTTCGTCgatgtacattttcatacatatgACGTGTATTTCGTCgatgtacattttcattcaatgacGTGTATTTCGTCgatgtacattttcattcaatgacGTGTATTTCGTCGATGTACATTTCCATTCAATGACGTGTATTTCGTCGATGcacattttcattcaatgacGTGTATTTCGTCgatgtacattttcattcaatgacGTGTATTTCGTCgatgtacattttcattcaatgacGTGTATTTCGTCgatgtacattttcattcaatgacGTGTATTTCGTCGATGTACATTTTCCGCATTCAATGACGTGTATTTCGTCgatgtacattttcattcaatgacGTGTATTTCGTCGATGTACATTTCCATTCAATGACGTGTATTTCGTCgatgtacattttcattcaatgacGTGTATTTCGTCGATGTAAATTTTCATTCAATGACGTGTATTTCGTCgatgtacattttcattcaatgacGTGTATTTCGTCgatgtacattttcattcaatgacGTGTATTTCGTCgatgtacattttcattcaatgacGTGTATTTCGTCGATGTACATTTCCATTCAATGACGTGTATTTCGTCgatgtacattttcattcattgaCGTGTATTTCGTCgatgtacattttcattcaatgacGTGTATTTCGTCgatgtacattttcattcaatgacGTGTATTTCGTCgatgtacattttcattcaatgacGTGTATTTCGTCGATGTACATTTTCCGCATTCAATGACGTGTATTTCGTCgatgtacattttcattcaatgacGTGTATTTCGTCgatgtacattttcattcaatgacGTGTATTTCGTCgatgtacattttcattcaatgacGTGTATTTCGTCgatgtacattttcattcaatgacGTGTATTTCGTCgatgtacattttcattcaatgacGTGTATTTCGTCgatgtacattttcattcaatgacGTGTATTTCGTCgatgtacattttcattcaatgacGTGTATTTCGTCgatgtacattttcattcaatgacGTGTATTTCGTCgatgtacattttcattcaatgCATGACATGTGCTTTTCGTCCATGTATATACATTTCCATTcaattaaatgtacatttcGTCCATGCAAATTTCGTCCATGTAATTTTTCattcaatgaaatgaacatttcGTTCATGTACGTTTCATTCAATGACACGTTCATTTCGTGTCATTTTcgttcatgtacatttcattcaatGACATGTGCATTTTGTCCATGTTCATTTTGTTCATtcaatgacatgtacatttcGTCCATGTACATTTCGTTCATCCAATGACGTGTATTTCGCCCTAGTACATTTCCATTCAATGACGTACATTTCGACGTCCATATACATTTCATTCACATGCATTTCGTTATGAAGGCTTGTAAATGATAAAACGATGCACTTGAAATGTACGATCAGCTTTCAATGTATGTTTCGTCTGATATCATCGCTGACACTGATATATGATATCGTTTCGCTCATAAACGCATATAGGTAACCTTTTACGGCAATTGCTgttcatattattataaatgataaattgtcgaacgtagatggatggatggatggatggatggttggatggttTAAAGGATGGATgtttggttggatggatggatggatggatggatggatggatggaagcgGATAaacagagacagatacagaaagagacatacagacagacagagagacagagacagagagacagacagacagacagacagacagacagacatatctaGACAGATTAACTTTTAGTTGTAAGTTGATTTACGAAGAATTGATAATAGCACTCTGCATGTCTTCGGTACCTCAAGAGTAATTATCTTTTGGGTATAACGCGTTCACCTTTGATGCTTGGTTTTTGTCGTGgtttttgtcattgtttttggGTGGTTTTTGTGGTGGTTTTTATCGTGGTTTTTGCCgttgtttttgtcattgtttttgtGGTGgtttttgtcattgtttttgtAGTGGTTTTTGTCATGGTTTTTGTCGTGgtttttgtcattgtttttgtcGATGTTTTTGTCATGGTTTTTGTCGTGGTTTTTGTCGTTGTTTTTGTCGATGTTTTTGTCATGGTTTTTGTGGTGGTTTTTGTCATGGTTTTTGTCATGGTTTTTATCATGGTTTTATCATGGTTTTTATCATGGTTTTTATCATGgtttttgtcattgtttttatGGTGGTTTTTGTCATGGTTTTTGTCATGGTTTTTGTGGTGGTTTTTATGGTGGTTTTTGTCCTTGTTTTTGTCATGGTTTTTGTGGTGGTTTTTGTGGTGGTTTTTGTCATGgtttttgtcattgtttttgtcATGGTTTTTGTGGTGGTTTTTATGGTGgtttttgtcattgtttttgtcatggtttttatcattgtttttgtcattgtttttgtcatggtttttatcattgtttttgtcattgtttttatcatggtttttatcatggtttttatcattgtttttgtcattgtttttgtcatggtttttgtcattgtttttgtcATGGTTTTTGTCGTGGTTTTTGTGGTGGTTTTTGTCGTTGTTTTTGTCATGGTTTTTGTGGTGGTTTTTGTCCTTGTTTTTGTCGTGGTTTTTGTGGTGGTTTTTGTCCTTGTTTTTGTCGTGGTATTGTCTTGGTTTTTGTCATTGTCTTTGTAGTTGTTTTCGTCTTTATTTAGACATAAACGTTAATCGAGGTCCATGTTCAACTATTCCTCGGCTAAAAGGGTAATCATTGAATTACTAACGACATTACCAATGCCTCTGAACAATTTTCAATTAATCGCAGCATtaatcaaaaccatggcataaTCAAGTCTTCAattctttattacatttgagcAATTTATGCTCATCAGTGCAATGTGATAAAGAAAAAACTATACATCACAAGACAAATAGTGGAGGATGAAATCACGGTAATCTTGATTTATCAAGTGATGAATGAATAATTATACAGATGTGTCACTTTAAATGTCATTTGTATTACGTTCGctttacatacatttaaaaaaaaattaacttggGAAACACTTACCGTCTGCCAAGAGATACACTTAAATGGCATCTCGTTCCCAACATGATCAAAGTGTGAGATATAACGCTAATTGGATTAAGAAAATCGATCTATAGCTTTCAGGCCTTACATGATTAACATGGACAATTAATACTAATGCCGTTGGTTTCAGCCTAAACCCCCTGTGTATACGTTATATGTGTAAGTGGGTGTATTTCTTTCTATACGAGACTAGAGTGTTATAAAAACCCATTATCCTACAGCAATCAATTGGTTACAGGTTAATCGACTTGCACTGTTAGTTCTTGTAAGACACTGGTTGATAACAAGCTTTATAAGTAGTGGATATATAGATCAGGGTAATATACCGACTTGTGTAGACAGTGTCTTGGTAGATTGGTAAATTTAAGAACAGGAAAGACCAGACATCATCAATTTCTTGAAATTTCTTTATTCCACTACGTTTCCAGCCCAGGCCGACTCTTCATACTTTATAAACGGTTTTTTTACCTGAGTAGGAGAAATGTAATCTACACTGTGACtttacaaaatgttaaaaatggCATTACGAGGGTGTTGACAGATGATGGATATTTGTTGTAATTCAACACTGGAAATATTCTCAAAGGGATGGTAGCATTATATAAACCATTTATATCTTTCactttgaaaacatttcaatttttagAAGTGGTTCGCTAAGCTCTGATAAATTGCTATGTATATAACGATATAGGCAGGGAATTTAAATTAGCCGTGAATTATGGTACTGCCTGTAAAAGAGGCCCTGTTTTCGGTTGAAGTCAGTGAACAATATACA from Glandiceps talaboti chromosome 3, keGlaTala1.1, whole genome shotgun sequence carries:
- the LOC144432748 gene encoding betaine--homocysteine S-methyltransferase 1-like, with product MSKNVKGLIERLGDGEAVIAAEGYLYYFERLGYLQAGSYVPQVVLDHPELVRNAYRDFVHSGSDVVLAFTYYASREKTRLIGKEDQTEKLNREALRMAREVADETGTLMAGNICNTNIYQPDNLERHQEIKLMFKEMTNWAVEAGADFMVAETFAHFGEAMLAVEAIKQYGKGLPIVLTMAPFIVGTKNNQAITADMVPLTEACKKLKEAGADVIGLNCGRGPSTMIPLMKDIIKACPGPYAAVPVPYRCNDKEPTFFMLTDPITGKNLFPIDTDVLSCSREDIKEFGEQCKKLGINYVGVCCGNRPFYTRALAESLGRSPPASRFSPDMSKHYVYGTDSKVKKDVADESMKLYHTLGEIQ